In Hallerella succinigenes, the following are encoded in one genomic region:
- a CDS encoding MotA/TolQ/ExbB proton channel family protein produces the protein MTKLSALEEIRALLVQGGWVLFPIFLIGLFAWILLFERYFVYRRAKSRGEHGMLATLRRSISDAVSLGRNAVDNSLKLATHAYDVEFDKAFPTISVCASLAPMLGLLGTVSGMVHVFRTIQLFGFGNPVLIADGISEALLTTQAGLLVSFPIVLANNQLLNRLNNLKAKCWKEALQFENEQLSVEEK, from the coding sequence ATGACAAAACTTTCGGCATTAGAAGAAATTCGCGCCTTGCTTGTGCAGGGAGGTTGGGTGTTGTTCCCGATTTTCCTCATTGGGCTGTTTGCGTGGATTCTTTTGTTCGAACGTTACTTTGTGTATCGCCGTGCCAAGAGCCGTGGGGAACACGGAATGCTCGCCACTCTCCGACGATCCATTTCGGATGCGGTGAGCCTTGGACGTAACGCTGTCGATAATAGCTTGAAGCTCGCGACGCATGCGTATGATGTGGAATTTGACAAGGCGTTCCCGACGATTTCCGTTTGTGCGTCGCTTGCTCCGATGCTTGGACTTTTGGGAACCGTTTCGGGCATGGTCCATGTTTTTCGCACGATTCAGCTTTTTGGATTTGGAAATCCGGTGCTGATTGCGGACGGTATTTCCGAAGCGCTGCTCACGACGCAGGCGGGGCTTCTCGTATCGTTCCCGATCGTGCTTGCGAACAATCAGCTTTTGAATCGCCTGAACAATTTAAAGGCGAAGTGCTGGAAAGAAGCGCTTCAGTTTGAAAACGAACAGCTTTCTGTGGAGGAAAAATGA
- a CDS encoding DUF3450 family protein, translated as MKRILPLFLILSLGVAYAAETVDGVRRQIKTVNEETSREKKLHADEKKRHEDFIKSGRDKVVSLNNQKKSLRSEIETMKAELARLNEARNKSAGVAHWYEARKQKYAQELAKVAEDLVPYFEADFPYRATETAESFKQMASELRKGVVAPDDALGRILEVFMDRIRMGYTTESWDGYLTDAETGKQMQGKYFRYGAVAAIFESADQTEYYWLDHVNGAYKWKKLPSSLEVRAQVKDALRVAEGKAAPHIVRIPVPTGDAVKSVSAEKSAAEKTAPVKKEVKK; from the coding sequence ATGAAGAGAATCCTTCCCTTATTCTTGATTTTAAGCTTGGGAGTAGCCTACGCAGCAGAAACCGTCGACGGCGTTCGTAGACAGATCAAAACGGTCAACGAAGAAACCTCCCGTGAAAAGAAACTGCATGCAGACGAAAAGAAGCGTCACGAAGATTTTATTAAGTCGGGACGTGACAAAGTCGTTTCGCTGAACAACCAAAAGAAATCCCTCCGTTCGGAAATCGAAACGATGAAGGCGGAACTTGCCCGTTTGAACGAAGCGCGCAACAAGTCTGCTGGAGTCGCTCATTGGTACGAGGCTCGTAAGCAGAAGTACGCGCAGGAACTTGCAAAGGTTGCCGAAGATCTGGTTCCGTACTTTGAAGCGGACTTTCCTTACCGCGCCACGGAAACGGCGGAAAGCTTCAAGCAGATGGCTTCGGAACTGCGCAAGGGAGTCGTCGCCCCGGATGACGCTCTGGGACGGATTCTCGAAGTCTTTATGGACCGCATCCGTATGGGCTACACCACGGAAAGTTGGGACGGCTATTTGACCGATGCAGAAACCGGCAAGCAGATGCAGGGAAAGTATTTCCGCTACGGTGCCGTCGCCGCTATCTTTGAAAGTGCAGACCAGACGGAATACTACTGGCTCGATCATGTGAATGGCGCTTATAAATGGAAAAAGCTCCCGTCTTCTTTGGAAGTACGCGCTCAGGTGAAGGATGCTCTTCGGGTGGCGGAAGGGAAGGCCGCTCCGCATATCGTGCGCATTCCTGTTCCAACAGGAGATGCGGTAAAGTCTGTTTCGGCAGAAAAATCGGCCGCTGAAAAAACGGCGCCTGTAAAGAAGGAGGTGAAAAAGTAA
- the thrH gene encoding bifunctional phosphoserine phosphatase/homoserine phosphotransferase ThrH, whose translation MFTKQCIVTLDMEGVLTPEIWIAVAEKTGIPELRLTTRDIQDYDELMRGRLKILERENLKLSDIQEVIGTLPLLDGAMDFLNTLRDEAQVIILSDTFQEFAYPLIKRMNMPSIFCHNLIVKDDKIVDYHLRLQDQKRKTVEMLKTLNFKVFSAGDSFNDTGMLLAADKGSFLFAPQNVTDKFPQLAHANSYKELLDSFHQFQESL comes from the coding sequence ATGTTCACAAAACAATGCATTGTCACTCTCGACATGGAAGGGGTTCTGACCCCAGAAATTTGGATCGCCGTCGCAGAAAAGACGGGCATCCCAGAACTTCGCCTGACCACGCGTGACATTCAGGATTACGACGAACTGATGCGCGGCCGTCTGAAGATTCTCGAAAGAGAAAACCTGAAGCTTTCCGACATCCAGGAAGTGATCGGGACACTTCCGCTGCTCGACGGTGCCATGGACTTTTTGAACACCCTCCGCGATGAAGCCCAAGTGATCATTTTAAGCGATACGTTCCAGGAATTCGCCTACCCGCTCATCAAAAGGATGAACATGCCTTCGATCTTCTGCCACAACCTAATCGTAAAAGACGACAAAATCGTGGACTACCACCTGCGCTTGCAGGACCAGAAGAGAAAGACCGTGGAAATGCTCAAGACCTTGAACTTTAAGGTTTTCTCTGCAGGCGACTCCTTCAACGATACCGGCATGCTTCTCGCCGCAGACAAGGGTTCCTTCCTTTTCGCTCCGCAGAACGTGACCGACAAATTCCCGCAACTCGCCCATGCGAACTCCTACAAGGAACTTCTCGATAGTTTCCATCAGTTCCAGGAATCTCTTTAA
- the leuB gene encoding 3-isopropylmalate dehydrogenase, translating into MSKNYKIAVLPGDGIGPEVMKEAVRVLDAVAEKFGFSTEKEWADVGGIAYDHFKHPLPESTLKTGEAADAILFGSVGGPKWESLPPNLQPERGALLPLRKHFKLFCNLRPAKVYKELAPACPLRADIVGDGFNILTVRELTGDVYFGQPKGREGSGKDEIGYDTMKYSRYEVERIARFAFEAAKGRRNKVASIDKANVLTTSVFWREIVKEIHDNEFPEIELENLYVDNAAMQLLRRPRDFDVLLCPNLFGDILTDECAMLTGSMGLLPSASIAEGSFGLYEPAGGSAPDIAGKGIANPLAQILSVALMLRYSFKEEEAAKAIETAVEKAISAGYRTGEIWKEGDKKVGTTAMGDAILSFLK; encoded by the coding sequence ATGAGCAAGAATTATAAAATCGCAGTTCTCCCGGGCGACGGTATCGGTCCGGAAGTGATGAAGGAAGCTGTCCGCGTTCTCGATGCCGTGGCAGAAAAGTTTGGTTTTAGCACCGAAAAGGAATGGGCTGACGTCGGCGGTATCGCTTACGATCATTTTAAGCATCCGCTTCCGGAAAGCACTCTCAAGACGGGTGAAGCTGCAGACGCAATTCTCTTCGGTTCTGTCGGCGGTCCGAAGTGGGAATCCCTGCCTCCTAACCTCCAGCCGGAACGCGGCGCTTTGCTCCCGCTCCGCAAGCACTTCAAGCTTTTCTGCAATCTCCGCCCGGCCAAGGTTTACAAGGAACTCGCCCCGGCTTGCCCGCTCCGCGCAGACATCGTCGGTGACGGCTTCAACATCCTCACGGTCCGCGAACTCACCGGTGACGTTTACTTCGGTCAGCCGAAGGGTCGCGAAGGCTCGGGCAAAGACGAAATCGGCTACGACACCATGAAGTACAGCCGTTACGAAGTCGAACGTATCGCTCGTTTCGCATTCGAAGCTGCGAAGGGCCGTCGCAACAAGGTTGCAAGCATCGACAAGGCAAACGTTCTTACCACGAGCGTCTTCTGGCGCGAAATCGTGAAGGAAATCCACGACAACGAATTCCCGGAAATTGAACTCGAAAACCTCTATGTGGACAACGCCGCTATGCAGCTCCTCCGCCGTCCGCGTGACTTCGACGTTCTTCTCTGCCCGAACCTCTTCGGCGATATTTTGACCGATGAATGCGCAATGCTCACCGGTTCCATGGGTCTTCTCCCGTCCGCTTCTATCGCTGAAGGATCCTTCGGTCTGTATGAACCGGCGGGTGGATCCGCTCCAGACATCGCCGGCAAGGGCATTGCAAACCCGCTCGCCCAGATCCTTTCCGTGGCCCTTATGCTCCGTTATTCCTTCAAGGAAGAAGAAGCCGCGAAGGCTATCGAAACCGCGGTAGAAAAGGCGATCAGCGCCGGTTACCGCACGGGTGAAATCTGGAAGGAAGGCGACAAGAAGGTCGGCACCACCGCTATGGGAGACGCAATCCTCTCCTTCTTGAAGTAA
- a CDS encoding ExbD/TolR family protein, producing the protein MSFIRPRRRHYGGIDISPMMDMTFILLIFFIVTSTFTRETGIDVSKPKANTVKELSKESILIGITRQGTVHINETQVNLSSLQTILRQMMNEAPDRPVIIVSDRDAPSGKIVDVLDECNLAHVRKVSISASKE; encoded by the coding sequence ATGAGCTTTATCCGCCCCAGACGCCGTCACTATGGCGGTATCGATATTTCTCCGATGATGGACATGACGTTCATCTTGCTCATCTTCTTTATTGTGACGTCTACCTTTACACGTGAAACGGGAATAGACGTTTCGAAGCCGAAGGCGAATACGGTCAAGGAGCTTTCCAAGGAAAGCATTCTGATTGGCATTACACGCCAGGGCACTGTGCATATTAACGAAACCCAGGTGAACCTTTCTTCGCTGCAAACGATTTTGCGCCAGATGATGAACGAGGCGCCTGATCGCCCGGTGATTATTGTTTCGGATCGGGATGCGCCTTCGGGAAAGATCGTCGATGTTCTCGACGAATGCAATTTGGCGCATGTGCGTAAAGTTTCCATTTCGGCATCGAAGGAGTAG
- a CDS encoding Hsp33 family molecular chaperone HslO produces MENVQKDRLIRATGSHVPFRLVLADITRTAEEIGLMHNASSEALKLLAETSIASLFLSSSLKFMGTVCVKVTFDGDITYAEADSTPQGLVRAMIPQDEIQNNKQFEPALSPQRFEAVTLDERGKRVNQSIIEAVSESMGRNLSVFMLQSAQTRSAVGIEARLNKNNPKKLDYAVGFYLEPFADIAPDELTLLEAQVAKLPAFSEFFDGKNFNLNALMDAISGDYPTTIVREIAPHAYCPCSKVRTLSTLATIPAEDLEDLIKEGKDLELVCEFCRNKYIITPDEIQDILNDRLKK; encoded by the coding sequence ATGGAAAACGTTCAGAAAGACCGCTTAATTCGAGCCACCGGCTCTCATGTTCCATTCCGACTCGTCCTCGCCGACATCACCCGCACTGCGGAAGAAATCGGCCTGATGCACAACGCCTCTTCGGAAGCCCTCAAGCTCCTTGCCGAAACCTCCATCGCTTCGCTCTTCCTTTCTTCGAGCCTCAAGTTCATGGGCACGGTCTGCGTCAAGGTGACCTTTGACGGCGACATCACCTACGCGGAAGCGGATTCCACCCCGCAGGGTCTTGTCCGCGCCATGATTCCGCAGGATGAAATTCAGAACAACAAACAGTTTGAACCGGCGCTTTCCCCGCAGCGTTTTGAAGCGGTGACGCTTGACGAACGCGGCAAGCGCGTGAACCAGAGCATTATCGAAGCCGTTTCCGAAAGCATGGGCCGCAACCTTTCCGTGTTCATGCTGCAGTCGGCGCAGACCCGTTCCGCCGTCGGCATCGAAGCCCGTTTGAACAAGAATAATCCGAAAAAGCTCGACTACGCTGTAGGTTTTTATTTGGAACCGTTTGCCGATATCGCTCCAGACGAGCTCACGCTCCTCGAAGCCCAGGTGGCAAAGCTTCCTGCCTTCTCGGAATTCTTCGACGGCAAGAACTTTAACCTAAACGCCCTGATGGACGCCATCTCCGGCGACTATCCAACTACCATCGTCCGCGAAATCGCCCCGCACGCCTATTGCCCGTGCAGCAAGGTCCGAACCCTTTCGACCCTCGCCACGATTCCGGCGGAAGATCTCGAAGATTTAATCAAGGAAGGCAAGGATCTCGAGCTCGTGTGCGAATTCTGCCGCAACAAATACATCATTACCCCGGACGAAATTCAAGACATCTTGAACGACCGTCTGAAGAAGTAG
- a CDS encoding tetratricopeptide repeat protein: MVNGFAICLVAVFALCPKALAEDYFKAANELYDKGEYKQAVKMYRAAIQDGRYEPFAWFNLGNTLVQLGKNNVAMVAYKRTVELMPDFTKAWVLLGDLYYLGSDYGLAIVAYKRALELGEDTDHIHYALGECFIKSRSLALAQKHFEAATRLNPDRIDAWYGLAEVYEKLGDYEYAIKTLKRAVDNSVAAGADVHYTLSHYYSKMGQSKKAIREMENGLLTDPQNVSARRYLAHMYLEDASPWMAIFTLEEGLRFKKDSDQLYVDLGQIYFSQNRFDEALENYMSAWKMGNSQGRIGAENVGNSYYNAGDEAKAQEIYQRIIGKK, from the coding sequence ATGGTAAACGGTTTTGCAATTTGCCTGGTTGCAGTCTTTGCGCTTTGCCCGAAAGCCCTTGCAGAGGATTATTTTAAGGCGGCGAACGAACTTTACGACAAGGGCGAATACAAGCAGGCGGTCAAGATGTACCGCGCGGCGATTCAGGATGGTCGTTATGAACCCTTTGCGTGGTTCAATCTGGGCAACACGCTCGTGCAGCTGGGAAAGAATAACGTGGCAATGGTTGCGTACAAGCGTACCGTGGAGCTGATGCCGGACTTTACCAAGGCTTGGGTCTTGCTCGGCGACTTGTATTACCTCGGCTCGGATTACGGTCTTGCGATTGTGGCGTACAAGAGAGCGCTGGAACTCGGTGAAGATACCGATCACATTCATTATGCGCTCGGCGAATGCTTTATTAAATCGCGCAGCCTTGCCCTTGCGCAAAAGCATTTTGAAGCGGCGACCCGTTTGAATCCGGACCGCATTGATGCGTGGTATGGCCTTGCTGAAGTTTACGAAAAGCTCGGCGATTACGAATACGCAATCAAGACCTTAAAGCGCGCTGTGGATAACTCTGTGGCTGCGGGCGCAGACGTTCATTATACGCTTTCGCACTATTACTCCAAAATGGGCCAATCCAAGAAGGCGATCCGCGAAATGGAAAACGGTCTTTTGACCGACCCGCAAAACGTCTCCGCGCGCCGTTACCTCGCCCACATGTACCTGGAAGATGCTTCGCCGTGGATGGCGATTTTTACCCTCGAAGAAGGTCTGCGCTTTAAGAAGGATTCCGATCAGCTCTACGTAGACCTAGGACAGATTTATTTTTCGCAGAATCGTTTTGATGAAGCGCTTGAAAATTACATGAGCGCTTGGAAAATGGGAAATTCCCAAGGCCGCATTGGAGCGGAGAACGTGGGGAATTCCTATTACAATGCGGGCGACGAAGCGAAGGCTCAAGAAATTTATCAACGCATTATTGGGAAAAAATAA
- a CDS encoding MotA/TolQ/ExbB proton channel family protein, which translates to MLSLKKISMAVVLGTGLLFAQQPLGGDVAGDNLVRQRAELNKAKADLEEARQKRDMEVAARWNDREKANQERELFNQKYEEAKEELDRLMEERVRLEENVRIAREDLAQVKANTETKRSEYMALAADKGILEPMFQLKDRGIPYHIPQRIDDFNRTEKSMLLYRDDPMRVAKSVIELAKRELAFSREIEWKKGELVFGSRVVFGEEMRLGGIYAMRASSGADSSVSMMLPAPGDKGQIFTWHDMNTAEPRAEVNEAFAMAKDSAFAMVPVDVLLSTTLSTELANSEEKTLWDEIKQAFHDGGILMYPIAALLILGLLIVLERIVVLSIKGASLHYRKVLNLAAEGKIDEARALAEKLHGSIGKVVKTGILRDYPDRAAAEKAIEEVFAGEVPTLERGLSTLSVLATTAPLAGLLGTVMGMIQLFEVITMHGTSDPKLLAGGISVALLTTEAGLIVAIPLQFLLTFLTNRADTIRARMEKAGLAVLNTRWIKG; encoded by the coding sequence ATGCTCTCCTTGAAAAAGATTTCGATGGCCGTTGTGCTCGGCACGGGCCTCTTGTTTGCTCAGCAGCCTCTCGGCGGAGACGTCGCCGGAGACAATCTGGTTCGTCAGCGTGCAGAACTGAACAAGGCGAAAGCCGATTTGGAAGAAGCACGTCAAAAGCGCGACATGGAAGTGGCGGCCCGTTGGAATGACCGTGAAAAGGCGAACCAGGAACGCGAACTTTTTAACCAGAAGTACGAAGAAGCGAAAGAGGAACTCGACCGCTTAATGGAAGAGCGCGTTCGCTTGGAAGAAAACGTACGCATCGCCCGTGAAGACCTGGCCCAGGTCAAGGCGAATACGGAAACGAAACGCTCTGAATACATGGCTCTTGCTGCGGACAAGGGGATCCTCGAACCGATGTTCCAGCTGAAGGACCGCGGAATTCCGTATCACATTCCGCAACGGATTGATGATTTCAACCGTACCGAAAAGAGCATGCTCCTTTACCGCGACGATCCGATGCGCGTGGCGAAGAGCGTGATAGAACTTGCGAAGAGGGAACTCGCCTTTAGCCGTGAAATTGAATGGAAGAAGGGCGAACTCGTTTTTGGTAGCCGTGTCGTGTTCGGCGAAGAAATGCGCCTTGGCGGCATCTATGCGATGCGCGCTTCTTCGGGTGCGGACAGTTCCGTTTCGATGATGCTTCCGGCTCCGGGCGATAAGGGTCAGATTTTTACCTGGCACGATATGAATACGGCGGAACCGCGTGCGGAAGTGAATGAAGCTTTTGCCATGGCGAAGGATTCCGCTTTTGCGATGGTGCCGGTGGATGTGCTTCTCAGCACGACCCTTTCGACGGAACTTGCCAATTCGGAAGAAAAGACTCTGTGGGATGAAATCAAGCAGGCGTTCCATGACGGCGGTATTTTGATGTACCCAATCGCCGCTCTTTTGATCCTTGGCCTTTTGATTGTACTGGAACGCATTGTTGTGCTTTCGATCAAGGGTGCTTCGCTCCATTATCGCAAGGTTTTGAACCTCGCTGCGGAAGGCAAGATAGACGAAGCCCGCGCTTTGGCAGAAAAGCTTCATGGTTCGATCGGTAAAGTGGTGAAGACGGGAATTCTGCGGGATTATCCGGACCGTGCCGCTGCGGAAAAGGCGATCGAAGAAGTCTTTGCCGGTGAAGTTCCGACGCTTGAACGTGGACTTTCGACCCTTTCTGTTTTGGCGACGACCGCGCCTCTTGCGGGTCTTCTCGGTACGGTGATGGGCATGATCCAGTTGTTTGAAGTGATCACGATGCACGGTACTTCGGATCCGAAACTTTTGGCCGGCGGCATTTCGGTTGCGCTTTTGACGACGGAAGCGGGCCTAATTGTCGCAATTCCTTTGCAGTTCCTGCTGACGTTCTTAACGAACCGTGCCGATACGATTCGTGCGCGTATGGAAAAGGCGGGCCTTGCCGTTTTGAATACCCGTTGGATCAAGGGCTAA
- a CDS encoding NAD-dependent epimerase/dehydratase family protein — translation MKILVTGAAGFIGCETSLAFLKDGHEVVGIDNLNDYYTPQLKRDRLARIPQNHFRFVECSLADKDALLALFKENSFDIVVNLAAQAGVRYSLINPQSYVDSNITGFLNILECARAYPPKHLVYASSSSVYGRNTETPFRTTDRVEKPSSLYAATKRSNELMAETYHHLFQLNLTGLRFFTVYGPWGRPDMSPWLFANAITHDKPIKVFNNGKMMRDFTYIDDIVEGIRRIAYNGTEKSEPLNRLYNIGRGEPIKLMDFIATLEKNFGKIAEKIMMPMQPGDVEITWADTEALEKDIGYKPSIDLDTGIARFAEWFKSYNKD, via the coding sequence ATGAAAATTCTTGTTACAGGGGCTGCTGGTTTTATCGGTTGTGAAACCTCTCTGGCTTTTTTGAAAGACGGCCATGAAGTTGTCGGCATCGACAATTTGAACGACTATTACACGCCTCAGCTCAAGCGAGATCGTTTAGCCCGCATTCCGCAGAATCACTTCCGCTTTGTGGAATGTTCCTTGGCCGACAAAGACGCTCTCCTTGCGCTATTCAAAGAAAATTCCTTTGATATCGTGGTGAACCTTGCCGCCCAGGCAGGCGTGCGTTACAGCTTGATCAATCCACAGAGCTATGTGGATTCGAACATTACGGGCTTTTTGAACATTCTCGAATGCGCAAGGGCTTACCCGCCAAAGCATTTGGTGTACGCCTCTTCTTCGAGCGTGTACGGTCGAAATACCGAAACGCCGTTCCGCACCACGGACCGCGTGGAAAAGCCTTCGAGCCTTTACGCCGCCACCAAGCGCTCAAACGAACTGATGGCAGAAACCTACCATCACCTGTTCCAGCTGAACCTGACCGGACTTCGCTTCTTTACCGTGTACGGACCGTGGGGCCGCCCCGACATGTCGCCGTGGCTCTTTGCGAACGCGATTACGCACGACAAGCCGATCAAGGTCTTCAACAACGGCAAGATGATGCGTGATTTCACCTACATCGACGATATCGTGGAAGGCATTCGCCGCATCGCTTACAACGGAACCGAAAAGAGCGAACCGCTGAACCGCCTGTACAACATCGGACGCGGAGAACCAATCAAACTGATGGACTTTATCGCGACACTCGAAAAGAACTTTGGAAAAATCGCCGAAAAGATCATGATGCCGATGCAGCCGGGCGATGTGGAAATCACCTGGGCCGACACGGAAGCCTTGGAAAAGGATATCGGTTACAAACCTTCGATTGACCTCGACACGGGCATCGCTCGTTTCGCCGAATGGTTCAAATCCTACAACAAGGACTAG
- a CDS encoding energy transducer TonB has protein sequence MKKLSGILFHSRWFFAVVFALVVNTFFFLAVPVLNVLLFRDNSAPKKPSLEAITEVETVVKEKQKTKPQKMIHKVIQPNKFKVTSHSNSARSTSNFAMDLSLARGDGSGDGVEVGSGGGMQNVVYEAGDVDEEAQALKMVNPSYPERAKKLGVAGYVKVYMVIDVYGNVTNLKVLSVDPAGYGFETEALKAIRGWKFEPAKLGHYPVAQKATKEFKFVP, from the coding sequence TTGAAGAAGCTTTCCGGAATTCTGTTTCATTCCAGATGGTTCTTTGCCGTCGTTTTTGCGCTTGTCGTGAATACGTTCTTTTTTTTGGCGGTCCCGGTTTTGAACGTCTTGTTGTTCCGGGATAACAGTGCACCGAAAAAGCCTTCGCTCGAAGCGATTACCGAAGTCGAAACCGTGGTGAAGGAAAAGCAGAAGACGAAACCGCAGAAAATGATTCACAAGGTCATTCAGCCGAACAAGTTCAAAGTGACGAGCCATTCGAACAGCGCCCGCTCCACTTCGAACTTTGCCATGGATCTTTCGCTTGCCCGTGGAGATGGCTCGGGCGATGGCGTCGAAGTCGGTTCCGGTGGCGGCATGCAGAATGTGGTGTATGAAGCGGGCGATGTGGACGAAGAAGCCCAGGCGCTGAAGATGGTGAATCCTTCTTACCCTGAACGTGCGAAAAAGCTCGGCGTTGCAGGTTATGTAAAGGTTTACATGGTAATCGACGTGTACGGCAACGTCACGAATTTGAAGGTACTTTCGGTCGATCCTGCGGGATACGGCTTTGAAACGGAAGCGCTGAAGGCGATTCGCGGTTGGAAGTTTGAACCGGCAAAACTCGGGCATTATCCGGTGGCGCAGAAGGCGACAAAGGAGTTCAAGTTTGTTCCGTAA
- a CDS encoding class I SAM-dependent rRNA methyltransferase, protein MAKSEVPVVVLNAGKEKSASRNHPWIFSGAIHHVVGEPKAGDTVEVRSAHGEFLGLAAYSSESQIRCRLWTFQERTPIDRDFFSKIIDRAINNRLCRGFDVHDPKSAFRLINAENDGIPGCIVDKYADILSIEILSVGAERFRQTLYELLVEKIHPRGILERCDSDVRVKEGLPLRKQTVYGDVPKIPVEMIENGIKFDVDVWNGHKTGYYLDQRDARFNVGKYAKAKHVLNCFSYTGGFGLFALQNGAKLVTEVDVSKDALAIADSLIQKNGFDKANVELVEADVFAYLRKCRDSRKTFDLIVLDPPKFIESKSHLEKGARGYKDINLLALKLLAPHGMLATFSCSGLMEMNLFQKIVADAALDAHRNVQIIERFGQPSDHPVKTSFPEGQYLKGLLLQAD, encoded by the coding sequence ATGGCCAAGTCCGAAGTCCCTGTTGTCGTTTTGAACGCGGGCAAAGAAAAGTCCGCCAGCCGAAATCATCCGTGGATTTTTAGCGGAGCCATTCACCATGTTGTCGGCGAACCGAAAGCCGGCGATACGGTAGAAGTCCGTTCAGCACACGGGGAATTTTTGGGACTTGCCGCATACTCTTCGGAGTCTCAGATTCGCTGCCGTCTGTGGACCTTTCAGGAACGCACGCCGATCGACCGAGACTTTTTTTCAAAGATCATCGACCGAGCGATCAACAACCGTCTTTGCCGAGGCTTTGACGTACACGATCCGAAGTCCGCGTTCCGCCTGATCAATGCGGAAAACGACGGCATTCCGGGTTGCATCGTCGACAAGTATGCGGACATCCTTTCGATTGAAATCCTTTCCGTCGGCGCGGAACGTTTCCGTCAGACGCTCTACGAACTGCTCGTAGAAAAGATTCACCCGCGCGGCATCCTGGAGCGTTGCGATTCCGACGTACGCGTCAAAGAAGGACTTCCCCTTCGCAAGCAAACCGTCTATGGCGACGTACCGAAAATTCCAGTCGAAATGATCGAAAACGGAATCAAGTTCGACGTGGATGTATGGAACGGTCACAAGACCGGTTACTACTTGGACCAGCGCGACGCCCGTTTCAACGTGGGCAAATATGCAAAAGCCAAGCACGTTCTGAACTGCTTCTCTTATACGGGAGGCTTTGGACTTTTTGCCCTGCAGAACGGAGCAAAGCTTGTGACCGAAGTCGACGTTTCGAAAGACGCGCTCGCCATCGCCGACAGTCTCATTCAAAAGAACGGCTTTGACAAAGCAAACGTAGAACTCGTGGAAGCGGACGTTTTCGCTTACCTGCGCAAGTGCCGCGACAGCCGCAAGACCTTCGACCTGATCGTCCTCGATCCACCGAAGTTCATCGAAAGCAAATCTCACTTGGAAAAAGGCGCCCGCGGTTACAAGGACATTAACCTTCTTGCATTAAAGCTTCTGGCTCCGCACGGCATGCTCGCTACGTTCAGCTGCTCCGGACTCATGGAAATGAATCTGTTCCAAAAGATCGTCGCCGATGCAGCCCTCGATGCGCACCGAAACGTTCAGATCATCGAACGCTTTGGACAGCCTTCGGATCACCCGGTGAAGACGAGCTTCCCGGAAGGTCAATACTTAAAAGGACTTTTGCTTCAAGCGGATTAA
- a CDS encoding ankyrin repeat domain-containing protein yields MKKKSLLVLGACALSLMFTACDDKMDPNDPASVRKYLTKQKIPFTPNKFISYVTPGDTASMTLFLQASYDINSTDDNGNSAVAIAVNKGKIDILQYLVNHGAKLDGTNSAGKTYLEDAIERQNKEVVAFLVSKMKESGEIANTAAAVALAAKIGAADILKILGDAGAPLETRGADTYFPIHLAVKGGNYDAMVYLVEKGVDVNAKCGQGYSVLDWAKNEGYTRLISYLKKHGAKNTPAYIKEFGR; encoded by the coding sequence ATGAAAAAGAAATCCCTTCTTGTGCTCGGCGCCTGCGCGCTTTCGCTGATGTTCACCGCTTGTGATGACAAAATGGATCCGAATGATCCGGCTTCTGTCCGCAAGTACCTCACCAAGCAGAAGATTCCGTTTACTCCGAATAAGTTTATTTCTTACGTGACACCGGGCGATACCGCGAGCATGACTCTCTTCCTCCAGGCTTCTTACGATATCAACTCGACCGATGACAATGGCAACTCCGCTGTCGCCATCGCTGTGAACAAGGGCAAAATCGACATTCTCCAGTACCTTGTAAATCACGGGGCAAAGCTTGACGGCACGAACAGCGCCGGCAAGACCTATCTCGAAGATGCGATCGAACGCCAGAACAAGGAAGTTGTGGCATTCCTCGTGAGCAAGATGAAGGAATCCGGTGAAATTGCAAATACCGCTGCTGCCGTCGCTTTGGCGGCCAAGATCGGTGCTGCAGACATCTTGAAGATCCTCGGCGACGCAGGTGCTCCGCTCGAAACCCGTGGCGCAGACACTTACTTCCCGATTCACCTTGCTGTGAAGGGCGGTAATTACGATGCAATGGTTTACCTCGTTGAAAAGGGTGTAGATGTGAACGCCAAGTGCGGTCAGGGTTACTCGGTTCTCGATTGGGCAAAGAATGAAGGCTACACCCGTTTGATTTCTTACTTGAAGAAGCACGGTGCAAAGAATACGCCGGCTTACATCAAGGAATTCGGCCGCTAA